The stretch of DNA CCGGACGCTGCGAACCCGGAACCGGCGAAATCCACTATCCGGCAATCGCCGCAGCCCTCCACGATCTCGGCTACACCGGCGTGGTCGGTCTCGAAGGCTGGGCGAAGAACGATCCGGACGTCGCGCTCGACGCGTTCGAGGCCGCGTTCGCGCACTCGTAGGGCGTCACGCGCCGATCGGTCGCGGCTCGCTCCGGTAGCCCGACAGTCGGCCGGTGCTGTGGGCCTCGATCATCCGCTGCTCGTCGCGTTGTGCGCCGCGCAACGGCAGGGATCGGGCGGCAGCGGCATCGAGAAGGGCGCGCAGCGCCGGCTGCTCCCAGGCCAGCTCGCGCCACGCCGCATTCAGGGGGGTGCCGTCCTCGACGGCCTGATCGAGGCGGGCGGCGAGGTGGTTGCTCCACCGGTGCTGAAAGGCCAGCAGAATGTTGTCGGCCGACCCGAAAAGCGTGAGGGCACCGGGAACTTCGCCGAAGCGGAGCGCCGCCACGGGGTCGGCGTCCGCCCGAGCCAGTATCTCGTCCAGCACCGCCCGGCGTGCACGGAAATCGGTCCACGACATCTCGGCCACCTCCTTGTTCGGTTGATGACGGCAACGCTACGGATCCGCGGAAGCCGTTTCGCCGTGCCACGGTCGCGTTCTCGTCTCCTACCGTGGGCGGAGGTCGTCTCCGCTCCGGAGACGACGCGGCCGGGGTGGGTCTTCGCCTACGCTGGTCGTGTGCAGGTGACGACATTTTTTCGTCGACGCGTGGCGGAGAGCGAATACGACTACCCGCTCGCCGTGCCGGTGTTCGCACACATCGCCGTCGTCGCCATCGCCGGTGCCGCTGTCGCGCAACGCGACGGCTTCGTGCCGCCGGGGTGGGTGCTGCTGTGCGGCCTGGTCGCCGCGGTGACCCCCGTTGCGGGAGACATGATCAGATCGGGGGTGGTCCTGCCACGACCGTTCCTGGCAGTCGTCGTGACCGTGGCGGCCGCACTGTTGCTACTGCAGCAACCCGACACCGCGTTCGATTTCGCCCCGCTCATCCTGGTGATCCTCACCGGCGAGGTCGCGGCAACGGCGTCGCTGGGAGTCGGCCTCGCCACCCTGTTCGGATCGATCGCGGTCCTGTCGGCATTCGCGGTGACGGGGCGACTCGACGGCGCGCCCTACGCCCTCGCCGGAGTCGTCCTGGGGTGGGCGTTCGGCTATCTGATGCTCACCCAGTTGCGTCTCCTGCATCAGGAGCGCGCGTCGAAGGCGATCCAGGCGGAGCAGGCCGCCACCCGTGAGCGCCAGCGGATCGCCCGCGAGGTGCACGACGTCATCGCCCACTCGCTGAGCATCACACTGCTGCATCTGACCGCGGCCCGCCGCGCGCTCGAGCAGGACCGCGACGTCGACGACGCCGTGGAGGCGCTCTCCGACGCCGAGCGTCTCGGGCGGCAGGCGATGGCCGACATCCGCCGCACCGTCGGATTGCTCGACGCGGGCCCGGCGGGTACCCGTCCCGAACCCGGGGTCGCCGACCTTCCCGATCTGATCGACGGCTTCCGCCGCGCGGGTCTCCCGGTTGACTTCGACCTGCGCGGAGACCTGTCCGCGGTGACCGGGACGATCGGTCTCGGCCTGTACCGCATCACGCAGGAGTCGCTGGCGAACGTCGCCAAACATGCACCCGGTGCCGGGGCCGACGTGCGGCTCACGATCGAGTCGGAACGCGCGACCCTGGCGATCCACAACCCGATCCGGGGCCGGGTGTCGGCACCGAACGGCGCACGCGGTTCCGGTCTGCGGGGCATGCGCGAGCGCGCCGCGTTGCTCGGTGGCACGCTCCGCGCGGGCCTGGACGGCGGGCGCTGGTCCGTGCACGCCGCGGTCCCACTGCCCCGGGACTCGTGCCGGCCGGCGATCCTCCGTCATATTCCGGGACTGTCGTGACGGGCGCGGAGATCAGGGTGTTGCTGGTCGACGACCAGGAACTGGTGCGGTCGGGGCTGCGCCGGATCCTGAGACGCAAGGACGGCTTCGTGATCGTCGGCGAATGCGCGGACGGCTCGGAGGTGCCGGACGCGGTCGCGGAGCACACTCCGGATGTCGTGCTCATGGATCTTCGGATGAAGAGGGTCGACGGGATCGAGGCGACCCGCGCTCTCCGGTCGGTCGCCGCGCCGCCGCCGGTGCTGGTGCTCACCACGTTCGACGACGACGATCTGCTCTCCGGATCACTGCGCGCCGGTGCGGCCGGGTTCATTCTCAAGGATTCGCCCGCCGAGGATTTGATCCGCGCCGTACGCACCGTCGCCGAGGGCGGCGCCTGCCTGGACCCGGCCGTGACCGGACGGGTGCTCGCCACCTACCGCACCGTCGCGCCGTCGACGGACGGGGAACGCAACCGCCTCACCGAGTTGACCGCGCGGGAACTCGACGTGCTCGCGCTCATCGGGCGGGGGCACAGCAACAGCGAGATCGGGCGCGAGCTGGGCATCTCGGGTGTGACCGTGAAGAGTCACGTCGGGCACATCTTCCTCAAACTCGATCTCCGCGATCGCGCGGCCGCCATCGTCTACGCGTTCGATCACGGCATCGTCTCCCCGGGCGACACCGCTCCGGATCGAGGCCGTGCCTAGCATTCGCAAGAAGCCCGAGAACACTCTCAGAGAGGAATTGGCGATGATCGCAATCGGTGTGGTCCTCCTTGTCGTCGGCCTGGTCGTCAAGATCTCGTCACTGTGGATCGCCGGCCTCATAGTCGGTGCCGTCGGCCTTCTCCTGCTGCTCCTCGGGCTGCTGGGCCGCAAGGTGGGCGGGCGGAAGTACTGGTACTGACGGGGTCGGCACTGTCAGTCACGTTGTGGCCCCGGCGTATCGAAGCGTCGTGCGCGGCGACAGTCGACGCGCGGGGGAGCGGTCCCGTCGGTCGTGGTCAGCTTCGAGCTGTAGTGACGGGCGGTCGGAGCGCCCTCCGGCGACCGACCACCAATTGTGTGTAAGTAGAAGTCACTGCAAATTGTTTCGGCAAACTCTTTACTGAGTCCAGAAAAGTAGGCCATAGTGTGAGGGTGCCGTCGATGCCGGATTACGCAGCGTTACTGCGCGGGGCTGAGCTTCGCGTGACCCGCCCGCGGGTCGCGGTGTTGGAGGCGGTGCACGCACGTCCGCACGCCGATACGGAAACGATTTTCGGCGCGGTGCGCACGGTTCTGGACGGGGTGTCCCGGCAGGCGGTGTACGACGTGCTGCACGCAGTGACCGCAGTGGGATTGGTGCGCCGGATACAGCCGGCCGGCTCGGTGGCTCGTTACGAGTCGCGGGTCGGAGACAATCACCACCACGTCATCTGCCGGTCGTGTGGGGCCATCGCGGACGTCGACTGTGCCGTCGGCGAGGCGCCCTGCCTGACCGCGTCCGACGACAACGGTTTCCTCGTCGAGGAAGCCGAGGTCATCTACTGGGGTCTGTGCCCCGACTGCTCGACAACACAGGCTTCTCGATCCAAACCATGACCAACAGCCCACATTGGTCTCTCCCGGAAGGAATGTCGTGTCCGATAGCTGCCCGGTCGCTCACGAGGGAAACACTCGAAGCACCAGTGAAAGTGAAAACCCCGCAATCCCGTCCCCCACTCCGACGGCGCACCGCCCGAGGACGAACCGCGACTGGTGGCCGAACCAGCCCGAGCTGTCGGTCCTGCACGCCCATTCGTCCAAGTCCAACCCGATGGGCGAGAACTTCGACTACACAGCGGAGTTCGCGAAGCTCGACGTCGAGGCACTCAAGCGGGACGTCATCGACCTGATGACGGATTCGCAGGACTGGTGGCCTGCCGACTTCGGCCACTACGGCGGCCTCTTCATCCGGATGAGCTGGCACGCGGCAGGCACTTACCGAATCGCCGACGGCCGCGGCGGCGGCGGTCAGGGCGCCCAGCGCTTCGCGCCCCTCAACAGCTGGCCCGACAACGCGAGCCTCGACAAGGCCCGCCGGTTGCTCTGGCCGGTGAAACAGAAGTACGGCAAGCAGATCTCGTGGTCCGACCTCCTCGTCTTCGCCGGCAACTGCGCCCTGGAGTCGATGGGATTCAAGACCTTCGGGTTCGGATTCGGACGCGAAGACATCTGGGAGCCCGAGGAGATCTACTGGGGTCCCGAGGACACCTGGCTGGGCGATGAACGCTACAGCGGTGATCGTGATCTCTCGGGGCCGCTCGGCGCCGTGCAGATGGGTCTCATCTATGTGAACCCGGAGGGGCCCAACGGCCAGCCGGATCCGCTCGCCGCCGCCCGTGACATCCGGGAGACATTCGGGCGCATGGCGATGAACGACATCGAGACCGCCGCGCTGATCGCCGGCGGCCACACCTTCGGCAAGACCCACGGCGCAGGCGACGCCGACCTGGTCGGTCCGGAACCGGAAGCCGCCCCGATCGAGCAGCAGGGCCTGGGCTGGAAGAGTGCCTACGGCACCGGCGTCGGCAAGGACGCGATCACCAGCGGTCTCGAGGTCGTGTGGACCCCGACACCGACGAAGTGGGACAACAGCTTCCTCGAGGTCCTGTACGGCTACGAGTGGGAGCTGACCAAGAGCCCCGCCGGTGCCTGGCAGTGGACCGCCAAGGACGGCGCGGGAGCGGGCACGATCCCCGACCCCTTCGATTCGTCGGCGGGACGCGCCCCCACGATGCTGACCACGGACCTCTCGCTGCGCATCGACCCGGCGTACGAGAAGATCACCCGGCGCTGGCTGGACCACCCGGAGGAGTTCGCCGAGGAGTTCGCCAAGGCGTGGTACAAGCTGCTGCACCGCGACATGGGGCCCGTCACGCGCTACCTGGGCCCGTGGGTCCCGGAGGCGCAGCTGTGGCAGGACCCGGTGCCCGCCGTCGATCACCAGTTGATCGGTGACAGCGAGATCGCCGCCCTGAAGGGCAAGATCCTCGACTCGGGGCTGTCCATCTCCCAGCTGGTGTCCACCGCCTGGGCGTCGGCCGCCACCTTCCGCGGCACCGACATGCGGGGCGGCGCCAACGGGGCGCGGATCCGGCTTGCGCCGCAGAAGGATTGGGAGATCAACAGCCCGGCCGAGCTGTCCAAGGTTCTGCAGACCCTCGAGCAGATCCAGCAGGACTTCAACTCGTCGCAGTCCGGCGGTGTGAAGGTCTCGCTCGCGGATCTGATCGTTCTGGCCGGTGCCGCCGGTGTCGAGAAGGCGGCGAAGAACGCCGGCCACGACATCACGGTTCCGTTCACCCCGGGGCGCACCGACGCCTCGCAGGAGCAGACCGACGTCGAGTCGTTCGCCGTGCTCGAACCGAGGGCCGACGGGTTCCGCAACTACCTCCGGCCGGGCGAGAAGTTGCCCGCCGAGGCACTTCTGGTCGAGCGGGCCTACATGCTGAACCTGACCGCCCCGGAGATGACGGTCCTCATCGGCGGTCTGCGTGCGCTGAACGCCAACTTCGGGCAGACGGGGCACGGCGTCTTCACCGACCGGCCCGAGTCGTTGACCAACGACTTCTTCGTCAACCTCCTCGACATGGGGACGGTGTGGAAGGGGGCCGCCTCGGCAGAGAACGTCTACGAGGGCAGCGACCGGGTCACGGGCGACGCCAAGTGGACCGCCACCGCCGTCGATCTGGTGTTCGGTTCCAACTCGCAGCTGCGGGCCCTCGCCGAGGTCTACGCCACGGACGACGCGCAGCAGAAGTTCGTGCAGGACTTCGTGTCCGCGTGGGACAAGGTGATGAACCTCGACCGGTTCGACCTCGACTGATCACGGTGGTCGGTCGGCCCCCGGGCCGGCCGACCGTCACCGACCCCGGGCACCCCGCGAGCAGATCCTCGCGGGGTGCCCGGGGTTCAGGCCATCGACAGCTTCTCGGCGTTTCGTACCGCGGTCTCGAGATGCCGGTCCGCGGTGCTCAGGTCAAGCCGGGCGTCGCTGAGACTGTCGATCACCCCTTCCCTCGAAGCGCCGTCGGCTGTGCTGTCGAGAAGGTCGAACGCGTCGGTCAACTCCTTGATCCGGCGTTCGAGTGCCTGTAGTTCGGCCCGCAGCCGGGCGGTGCGGTCGACGAGATCGGCGACGTCCATGGCTGGCCCCCTTTCATCCCGAACTCACTGACGCGTCACCACTTCGTCTACCCGCGGTTGCGGCCCCGAAACCACCACTGCTGGGCGCGGCCTACCGGTACACGAGGCCGCCGTCGATCAGTCCGGCCTGCCCGGTCATGTAGTCGGAGTCCGGTCCGGCGAGATACGACACGTACGCGGCGACGTCCTCGGGCGTCTGTGCCCGGCCGAGGGCGATGCCGCCGACGAACTTCTCGAACGTGGCACCTTTCGGTGCACCGGTGAGGTCCGCGAAACGCTCGTCGATGGTGACCCACATGTCGGTGCCGACGACACCGGGGCAGTAGGCGTTGACGGTGATGCCGTCGGATGCGTACTCCTTCGCCGCGGCCTGAGTGAGCGCGCGGACCGCGAACTTGGTTGCCGAGTACACGCCGAGCATCGCGAATCCCTCGTGGCCGGCGATCGACGACGCGTTGATGATCTTCCCGCCCTGCCCCCGCGCCCGGAGCTTGGCCGCCCCGGCCTGGATTCCCCACAGCACGCCTTCGACGTTCACGGCCAGGATCCGGGACACGTCCTCCGGTGTCGCCTCGGCGATCGGGTCGACCTGGGCGATGCCCGCGTTGTTGACGATGATGTCGAAGCCGCCCAGTTCGTGCTCCGTCCGGTCGACGGCGGACCGGACCTGATCGCGGTCCGTCACGTCGGCGACCAAAGAGATCGCCTTCGAACCCGCCGCCCGGACCTCATCGGCCACCGCGCCGATCCGGTCGGCGTTGACGTCGACGAGCGAGATGTCGGCGCCGTCCGACGCCAGCCGCAACGCGATCGCGCGTCCGATGCCCTGGCCTGCGCCGGTGATCAATGCGACTTTGCCCTCGATGCTCATCCCTAGCTCCTCTCCGATGTGATCGTCCTCACAGGGGAGCCAAACATCGCAGGCACGACTGCGCGAGAGTTGCAGCCGATTGCACTTGCGTCCGATCGAATGGGCCGGACGCCGTACTCCCACCCGCGGAATGGTTGATCGGTGGATGGGAAGCGACATCAGCTTCGAGAAACATCGAAAAATCCTCAGAGGCAACGTCTTTGACGTGATCGAATGGAGTGTTCGATTCGCTGTCGGGCGGAGTGCTTCTTTCCGCAAGCGAATCATCGGTGACATCGCCGGCGGCGCGGAGGACAATCGAACCGACCGGCCCTTGCCTCTGGGGTCGGCCGTGGCACTTGTCGTGTCAGACTCTGCGTTCCGCAGGGGCCCGAGGCGTGCCTCGCGTCAACCTGTGTATTCCCGGCCGAGACGGGTCGCGGGAGCGAACAGGTCTTCGCCGCCGTCGCCGATCTCGCCTTCGAGACCGTCTCGATCGCCGAGGCCGGCAACGACGTCCTCGTCCACTGGCACCTGACCGGGCGGCACGTCGGCACTTTTGTCGGAATCGCCGCCGCCGGGCGTCGAATCGAATTCGAGGGATTCGATCACTTCGTCATCGCGGACGGAAAGGTCGTCACCAACATGGTGCGCTATGACCAAATGGAGTTCGCTCGCCAGATCAAGCTGCTGCCGCCCGACGGGTCGATTGCGGATCGCGCGTTGAAGGCGGCGTTCAACGCCAAGCCCGTCTGGCGGGCCATCGCCCGCCGTCGCTAGCTCACGATCAC from Rhodococcus opacus B4 encodes:
- a CDS encoding sensor histidine kinase, producing the protein MTATLRIRGSRFAVPRSRSRLLPWAEVVSAPETTRPGWVFAYAGRVQVTTFFRRRVAESEYDYPLAVPVFAHIAVVAIAGAAVAQRDGFVPPGWVLLCGLVAAVTPVAGDMIRSGVVLPRPFLAVVVTVAAALLLLQQPDTAFDFAPLILVILTGEVAATASLGVGLATLFGSIAVLSAFAVTGRLDGAPYALAGVVLGWAFGYLMLTQLRLLHQERASKAIQAEQAATRERQRIAREVHDVIAHSLSITLLHLTAARRALEQDRDVDDAVEALSDAERLGRQAMADIRRTVGLLDAGPAGTRPEPGVADLPDLIDGFRRAGLPVDFDLRGDLSAVTGTIGLGLYRITQESLANVAKHAPGAGADVRLTIESERATLAIHNPIRGRVSAPNGARGSGLRGMRERAALLGGTLRAGLDGGRWSVHAAVPLPRDSCRPAILRHIPGLS
- a CDS encoding response regulator, translated to MLLVDDQELVRSGLRRILRRKDGFVIVGECADGSEVPDAVAEHTPDVVLMDLRMKRVDGIEATRALRSVAAPPPVLVLTTFDDDDLLSGSLRAGAAGFILKDSPAEDLIRAVRTVAEGGACLDPAVTGRVLATYRTVAPSTDGERNRLTELTARELDVLALIGRGHSNSEIGRELGISGVTVKSHVGHIFLKLDLRDRAAAIVYAFDHGIVSPGDTAPDRGRA
- a CDS encoding Fur family transcriptional regulator, which encodes MPSMPDYAALLRGAELRVTRPRVAVLEAVHARPHADTETIFGAVRTVLDGVSRQAVYDVLHAVTAVGLVRRIQPAGSVARYESRVGDNHHHVICRSCGAIADVDCAVGEAPCLTASDDNGFLVEEAEVIYWGLCPDCSTTQASRSKP
- the katG gene encoding catalase/peroxidase HPI; the encoded protein is MSDSCPVAHEGNTRSTSESENPAIPSPTPTAHRPRTNRDWWPNQPELSVLHAHSSKSNPMGENFDYTAEFAKLDVEALKRDVIDLMTDSQDWWPADFGHYGGLFIRMSWHAAGTYRIADGRGGGGQGAQRFAPLNSWPDNASLDKARRLLWPVKQKYGKQISWSDLLVFAGNCALESMGFKTFGFGFGREDIWEPEEIYWGPEDTWLGDERYSGDRDLSGPLGAVQMGLIYVNPEGPNGQPDPLAAARDIRETFGRMAMNDIETAALIAGGHTFGKTHGAGDADLVGPEPEAAPIEQQGLGWKSAYGTGVGKDAITSGLEVVWTPTPTKWDNSFLEVLYGYEWELTKSPAGAWQWTAKDGAGAGTIPDPFDSSAGRAPTMLTTDLSLRIDPAYEKITRRWLDHPEEFAEEFAKAWYKLLHRDMGPVTRYLGPWVPEAQLWQDPVPAVDHQLIGDSEIAALKGKILDSGLSISQLVSTAWASAATFRGTDMRGGANGARIRLAPQKDWEINSPAELSKVLQTLEQIQQDFNSSQSGGVKVSLADLIVLAGAAGVEKAAKNAGHDITVPFTPGRTDASQEQTDVESFAVLEPRADGFRNYLRPGEKLPAEALLVERAYMLNLTAPEMTVLIGGLRALNANFGQTGHGVFTDRPESLTNDFFVNLLDMGTVWKGAASAENVYEGSDRVTGDAKWTATAVDLVFGSNSQLRALAEVYATDDAQQKFVQDFVSAWDKVMNLDRFDLD
- a CDS encoding acetoin reductase; this encodes MSIEGKVALITGAGQGIGRAIALRLASDGADISLVDVNADRIGAVADEVRAAGSKAISLVADVTDRDQVRSAVDRTEHELGGFDIIVNNAGIAQVDPIAEATPEDVSRILAVNVEGVLWGIQAGAAKLRARGQGGKIINASSIAGHEGFAMLGVYSATKFAVRALTQAAAKEYASDGITVNAYCPGVVGTDMWVTIDERFADLTGAPKGATFEKFVGGIALGRAQTPEDVAAYVSYLAGPDSDYMTGQAGLIDGGLVYR
- a CDS encoding ester cyclase yields the protein MAEAGNDVLVHWHLTGRHVGTFVGIAAAGRRIEFEGFDHFVIADGKVVTNMVRYDQMEFARQIKLLPPDGSIADRALKAAFNAKPVWRAIARRR